The proteins below come from a single Streptomyces tubercidicus genomic window:
- the glmM gene encoding phosphoglucosamine mutase has product MGRLFGTDGVRGVANADLTAELALGLSVAAAHVLAEAGTFEGHRPVAVVGRDPRASGEFLEAAVVAGLASAGVDVLRVGVLPTPAVAYLTGSLGADLGVMLSASHNPMPDNGIKFFARGGHKLADELEDRIEQTYRAHSSGEPWERPTGAGVGRVTVYDEGFDNYVAHLVGVLPNRLDGLKIVIDGAHGAAARVSPEAFARAGAEVITIGTDPDGLNINDGCGSTHLELLRAAVVEHGADLGVAHDGDADRCLAVDSAGNEIDGDQILAVLALGMREAGTLRKNTVVATVMSNLGFKLAMEGAGIDLVQTAVGDRYVLEEMKAHGFALGGEQSGHVIVLDHATTGDGTLTGLMLAARVATTGKPLAELAGVMERLPQILINVPDVDKSRVATSPEVTAAVAEAERELGATGRVLLRPSGTEPLVRVMVEAADIEQARAVAERLADAVKSALG; this is encoded by the coding sequence GTGGGACGACTCTTCGGCACGGACGGTGTGCGCGGCGTCGCCAATGCGGATCTGACGGCGGAGCTGGCGCTCGGTCTGTCGGTCGCTGCGGCGCATGTGCTCGCGGAAGCGGGCACCTTCGAGGGGCACCGGCCGGTGGCGGTGGTCGGACGCGATCCACGCGCGTCCGGTGAGTTCCTGGAGGCCGCGGTCGTCGCGGGCCTGGCCAGCGCCGGTGTGGACGTGCTGCGGGTGGGGGTGCTCCCGACCCCGGCGGTCGCGTATCTGACCGGCTCGCTCGGCGCGGACCTCGGCGTGATGCTCTCCGCCAGCCACAACCCGATGCCCGACAACGGCATCAAGTTCTTCGCCCGCGGCGGTCACAAGCTCGCCGACGAGCTGGAGGACCGTATCGAGCAGACCTACCGGGCGCACAGCTCCGGCGAGCCCTGGGAGCGGCCGACCGGCGCCGGGGTGGGCCGGGTCACCGTCTACGACGAGGGCTTCGACAACTATGTCGCGCACCTCGTCGGCGTACTGCCCAACCGTCTGGACGGGCTGAAGATCGTCATCGATGGCGCACACGGCGCGGCGGCGCGGGTCTCGCCCGAGGCGTTCGCGCGGGCCGGTGCCGAGGTCATCACGATCGGCACCGACCCCGACGGCCTGAACATCAACGACGGCTGCGGCTCCACCCACCTGGAGCTGCTGCGCGCCGCCGTCGTCGAGCACGGCGCCGACCTGGGTGTCGCCCACGACGGTGACGCGGACCGCTGCCTGGCCGTGGACAGCGCGGGCAACGAGATCGACGGCGACCAGATCCTGGCCGTCCTGGCGCTCGGGATGCGCGAGGCGGGCACGCTGCGCAAGAACACCGTCGTCGCCACCGTGATGTCGAACCTCGGCTTCAAGCTGGCCATGGAGGGCGCGGGCATCGACCTCGTACAGACCGCGGTCGGCGACCGCTACGTGCTGGAGGAGATGAAGGCGCACGGCTTCGCGCTGGGCGGTGAGCAGTCCGGGCACGTCATCGTGCTGGACCACGCCACCACCGGTGACGGCACGCTGACCGGTCTGATGCTGGCCGCCCGGGTCGCCACGACCGGTAAGCCGCTGGCCGAGCTGGCGGGCGTCATGGAGCGGCTGCCGCAGATCCTGATCAACGTCCCCGACGTCGACAAGTCCCGGGTGGCCACCTCGCCCGAGGTGACCGCGGCGGTCGCCGAGGCGGAGCGGGAGCTGGGCGCCACCGGGCGGGTGCTGCTGCGGCCGTCCGGTACGGAGCCGCTGGTGCGGGTGATGGTGGAGGCCGCGGACATCGAGCAGGCGCGGGCGGTGGCCGAGCGGCTGGCGGACGCGGTGAAGTCGGCGCTGGGGTGA